From the genome of Bacteroidia bacterium, one region includes:
- a CDS encoding DUF6252 family protein: MKNLLLSLLLFTGLITACAKPELKPNIHGFKCYVNGTLWEPSKQGDMFADIVRIQLSDSGFSVSAVNSPQRFHINVHDPNGILPGNYILNSSESWTNFAVYDDNLSTDQYITDSSHVGTLTIAKLDRSSKIVSGIFQFNAYNKRQNKTVKVIQGEFQGEYVVR, translated from the coding sequence ATGAAAAACCTACTGCTAAGCCTTTTACTATTTACCGGATTAATTACAGCATGTGCCAAACCAGAATTGAAACCAAACATTCATGGCTTCAAGTGCTATGTAAACGGAACCCTGTGGGAGCCTTCAAAACAAGGTGATATGTTTGCGGACATTGTACGAATTCAGCTATCCGATTCAGGCTTCAGTGTATCTGCAGTTAATAGCCCACAAAGGTTCCATATAAATGTTCATGATCCGAATGGAATCCTTCCGGGGAATTATATTCTTAATAGCTCAGAAAGCTGGACAAATTTTGCAGTTTATGATGATAACCTTTCCACGGATCAGTACATCACGGATTCCAGCCATGTGGGCACCCTGACTATAGCAAAACTTGATCGTTCCTCTAAAATAGTTTCAGGGATTTTTCAGTTTAATGCCTATAACAAAAGGCAGAATAAAACGGTCAAGGTAATCCAGGGGGAATTTCAAGGAGAATATGTGGTCAGGTAG
- a CDS encoding DUF6252 family protein, protein MKNLLLSLLLFTGLITACAKPELKPNIHGFKCYVNGTLWEPSKQGDMFADIVRAKLSDSVFGISADNSPERLHLNVRNPHGIVEGEYFISGSESRTNFAIYDDNLSIDRYITDTHHTGTLVITKIDRSSRIISGTFEFEAWNETRQKVVRVSKGEFHGEYEPI, encoded by the coding sequence ATGAAAAACCTACTGCTAAGCCTTTTACTATTTACCGGATTAATTACAGCATGTGCCAAACCAGAATTGAAACCAAACATTCATGGCTTCAAGTGCTATGTAAACGGAACCCTGTGGGAGCCTTCAAAACAAGGTGATATGTTTGCGGACATTGTACGAGCTAAGTTATCTGATTCTGTGTTTGGTATATCTGCAGATAATAGTCCAGAAAGATTACATTTAAATGTTCGAAATCCACATGGAATTGTGGAAGGGGAATACTTCATTAGTGGTTCTGAAAGCCGAACCAATTTTGCCATATACGATGACAATCTCTCTATAGACAGATATATCACGGATACCCACCATACAGGAACCCTAGTAATAACTAAAATAGATCGATCTTCACGGATTATTTCAGGAACTTTTGAGTTTGAAGCCTGGAATGAGACTAGGCAGAAGGTTGTAAGGGTAAGCAAGGGTGAATTTCATGGGGAGTATGAACCTATTTAG